A region of the Cricetulus griseus strain 17A/GY chromosome 7, alternate assembly CriGri-PICRH-1.0, whole genome shotgun sequence genome:
TGAGCCATCCCCACCAATCGGCAGAGTGGATGCCATTAGCCTAGCATCTGTCGGGTTTTGTGAGGGTTGTGTATGgagttttttcccccttttaaatgAACTTCTTTTGACATTTTGGATTTGCCTCTGTAGGTTTTCTAGCCTCGCTTCGCTCTGATGCATCATATAAAAGAGAGACCCAGGGGAGGTGGGCAGAAAGGAGGGATGAACACCAGCCAGGGCTTTGCATCTGCCTGTTGAcaaactttatttctcttttagcaCCTGGCACCTCAGACAGGCTTCGAAGATGGAAGCAGCATCAGGTAAATTATACCTAACAAGGTTCATGCCCAGAACTGTGAGAAGAGCTGGATTCTGGCTCTGTGGAAAACAGTCCCCTCCTGCAGCGGTGAACTTGAGTCTCACACACAATGCAGGAGATCTCCAGCACACAGTTCTACAGCGAGTGTTATTTCCACGCTGATAAATTCATGATTTATGAAAGTAACTGCTGCCAGCtctcactccctccttccctgctacAGCTTGTTAGACACAAATTGCAACAACAGTCTTAAAtacttgtattttatttcagGCCAAAACCCCTCAACTCTGAACTAAATGCCATGACAATCCCACAACACAGGCTAGTAGTAAAAGAGCCCACAGACGGGCAGATGGCCAGAGGGGAGGAAGCACACACAAACCTAAGAGCAGAGCAACAACAAGGTGAACACAGCAGAGCCCACCTAGCACTCCAGctaccagccccccaccccctgcagacAGGGTTTCAGCAGCAGGAGGGCAGGAGCTCAATCTCTGAAGAAAACCACGTGGTTCCTCATCTCCATCCCCAGAGTCCTCACTTCCATGAGAAACAAAGCCTGTGTGCCCCCACTGGATTGAGCATGTGGCTTCCCTGCAATGCAGCAATGGGCACTGTGGCAGCTAAAGCCCTGGGGACAGGGAGTTGCTATTAAGAGAGAAAACATAAAGGAGCCTGCTTTGCCCCTGCAGAAACACCAGCTCTGCTTTAGAAGCAGAAAACAACAGCCCAGAGATGCCTCTGCCAAAACAAAACCTCTGCACTGTCCCCTCCCCCGGCTGCAACCAGCCACTTGGCCTCGATGGTCCTGAACTGCTTGCCTACAGCTCTCAGGCCCCACTCAACCTGCCAAGGTCTTGGAAGACACTGGATACTCCAGCAATAAGAGTCATGTCACTGCCTGTTACTGACAAGCAAGGAGCACCACCCTGTCCACACAAGGAGACAGGTAAGAGGCCAGCCTCCCACAACCAAAATGCTCCAGGGACTGCAACAAAAACTGCAGCCTGCCAAGATGGGAATATAACAACAGAAGCATTCTGTTGGGACAGTATTCAATACGGCAGATAAATCTGCCATGAAGAGGTTCCCCAAACCATTCACCCATGGCAGTGCCCTGTGTCTAAACAAACACCTGAAGAAACTCAGCTCCTGAGGAAGTAAATACAGTTCTATTTAAAATCAACAGCTTCTGGACCCTGTGCTTAACTTACAAACACCCATGTGGTGTTTATTCCCATGGAGGAGATATAGCAGGCAGCCACAACCAACCTCTGCACAGCAAACCTGAGTAGATGTGGAGGGAAGATGCTAAACAGACCAACTTCCCCTACACCTGCCCTGTGCCCAGTCCCACCTGAATGCGACTGTGGCCTGCATCTTCTCCACCACCCAAGAGAACCTAGGGCTCAGCCACAGTTCACTTTCCCCACACTGTGTCTAGCTGACCAGGATCCAAAGGCACAGCATGGTCCCCTCCCACAGTCCTTCTCACAGGCTGGGTCACAGAGAGTCCCTCATCGGGTCTTGCAATATCACAGCATGATGGTGAAGAGTTGGGTGGCAGCATGGGACTTTCTAAGGATGGGCCCTCAGAGTCGATCACTGGAGCCCACGTTTCTAAGTGGTCCTTCTCTTCactgggaggtggggaaggagagcTCCTCCTGCCTGATCTTGGAAGAAAGCAGCAactggaaggaaaagaggaaggaaaagaacagatGAAGAGACAGgcatagataaataaatttcatttagtGAAATAGTCAGCCACAAAAAGGAATGAAGTGCTGAAAAAATGCTGGAGCCAGCACaatgacttagtgggtaaaagacccccactgccaagcttgatgacctacTTCAACCCCCgggacccacatggcaggaggagagaactgaccccaacaagtggtcctctgacctccacatacatgccatgACTACACAtaatgcacaaacacacacactcaaataaaataaaatatgatttaagggctggagagatggctcagccattaaaggctaggctcacaaccaaaaatataagagttcagttcccagcacccacggctgtctctccagccaccataaataaatatatatatatatatataatatatatatatatatatatatggaaaagcCAGATACACCTGCCATATGACTCCATGTGTTTGAAATGTCCGAACAGGCAGATCCAGACAGAAAGTAGACTGTGGTTACTAGGGGGAACGGACAGCCATTGCTCATTGGGGTAGCATTTCTTCATTTAGAATAGGAACATGTTAAGAGCTAATGAGGTGGCTTGGTGGTAGAACATACACCTAATGCAAGTGAAGCCCACAACTTcactccccccccaacccccgaGTCAcaataattaactaattaatcaatttttaaaaagagcctggtatggcagtgcacaccttcaatcccagcagtcaggaggcaggcagatctctgttgagtttgagaccagtttatTCTACATAGCGAGTAGCCTACATAATGAGTAGGTCTatacagctagggctacacaatgaaacaacaacagagagagagagagagagagagagagagagagagagagagagagagagagagaaaagaggaggagggagaagaagaagaaacaagtaTTCTAAAACtgacagagcactgtatacacacCTGAAACCCCTGAGCTCACgtctgaagcagaaagatcaccAAAAGTTGAACACTGGCCTGGTACacagtgaactccaggccagtaCAGaccacagagtgagactctgccataaacaaaagaaaaaaggcagccAAAGAAGGCtgccccttctttctccctgagtCTCAGCAGGAATGCTAGTTTCCCATCCAAAATAGAGAACCAGGCCTTTTCCAAGGCTATCAATTCTGTGGCATTCCTTTCCCTAACACAAAGGCATGCCACTGAGGTCCATGACACATCCATGTGTCACTGGTAAGTGATCCCAGGCCCAAGGTCCTAAACAGGTCCTACAGTTACCTGTTAAGCTGGTCTCCTTTAGCCAGGTGAGAGGTGCTTTGCCTCTCTTCCTGGGCCCAGCCGCAATTTGACATAGCATAGCAAAGAATGGCATCTGACACAGTCAGGGAGCCTCGGCCCTGGACACAGGCTTCAATCTCAGGCACTGAGAGCTGGCTTTGGAGGAAGAGATGCAACTGACTATCTGACAGAAGGACCACGCTCTGTAGGACCCTGGAGCAACAGAGAGCACAATACAGAACATGTGATGGAGCAGCTGTGCCATgcccatccccatcatccccatcatccccatcatccctatccccatcatccccatcatccccatccccatcatccctatccccatcatccccatcatccccatcatccccatcatctccatcatccccatcatccctatccccatcatctccatcatccccatcatccccatcatccctatccccatcatctccatcatccccatcatccccatcatccctatccccatcatccccatcatccctaTCCCCATCatcccatcatccccatcatccctaTCCCcttcatccccatcatccccatcatcactatcgccatcatccccatcatccctatcatccccatcatccccatcatcactatcgccatcatccccatcatccccatcaccCCTATCCCCATCATCCCtatccccatcatccccatcatccctatccccatcatccccatcatccctatccccatcatccccatcatccccatcatcactatcgccatcatccccatcatccccatcccAGCCAGGCTTTGGCTTCATGGAGTATTGGAGATGGGAGGGCACAGGAAAGCAAGCCACCACAAATGTGGCTGCATGAGCAGGTTCGGGGTTTGCATCCTGCCTAGCACCTTCTACGGCCCTGCCTCCACAGCAGTGGCCAGCGCTAACCCAGCATGTCCACTCACTGTTCTAGGAAATGCTGTAGACCTTGCCGTCGCTTCTCAATGAACTCATCAGAGCTGCCAAAGAAAGTGGACTTCCCAGGAAGTTCAGGTACCGGCCTGTGGAAGCAAGTATAACACTCAAGGTAAGTGAAGCATCACTCCAATCCCACCCAAAATAAGCCCCTGGAAAGAGGCCCGATCAATCTGATCATCATTCAGTAGGGGACATGACAGGGCTGACCCTGGCTGACGGCATGACCTATGGCAGGCATCTTGCATCACGTGTCCACAAACATGGCACTTAATCCTCCTAAAAACCCCATGAGAAAAATATTAGTGTCCATTTAGAAAGCCAGAGAGATGATATAAAATTCCCACTGTCAGCCAgcaacttgggaggtagaggcaggaggtctccaagttcaaagtcagcctggtctaccaagtcaattccaggacaaccaggattatgtatacagggaaaccctgtctcattgaTACACCACAGCTAGTAGCTAGGTCTATGATTCCAAACGCATGCTGCTCCACCACTGCATCTAGCACACCACTTCCAACATCAATCACTTTTGTCTTCGTATATGTAAGTGCTTGCTTGGTGATATGTGCACCAGGTGTGCACAgtacccagagaggccagaagagggactcagaccccctggaactatAATTACAGGTAGTTATAGGCAACTTAGTATGGGTTGCCacacccaggccctctgcaagagcaacaagggctcttaactaccgagccacctctccagcccctttgggGGATTTCTGACACACAGCCTCACTGTGCTGCATAGCTCTGGTTCGCCTGGAACAGGCAGTGATCCTCTTGTGTCTGCTTCCTAAGTGGTAGCACTATGGGCCCGCTCTACTCACCGAGCTCTACTGCTGTTGTGCTTTgcactggggtgggggagcacgTGCATACAcgtacatgtggaagccaggcGTTGATATAGGCTATCTTCCTCACTCACCCTCCACTTCAGTTGTTCAAACtgagtctcttactgaacccagagctcatccacttggctagactagctggccatcAAGTCCCTAGgattcctgtctcagtctcccagcACTGGATTACAGGCTTTTCACATGGTACTCAGTTCCTTATGCTTCACAACAATCATTTTACCAATAGCCATCTGCCCAGCTTCCAGCTCCATTACTGGAAGAAACTTAAAGCATAGAATTCTGGGTCCctgcataaaaattaaaactatctaCTCCAAGTCAGACATGTTGCCCTGTGTCTATAATCTCAACTACTCAGCAGTCTAAAGCAAGAAGATGGAGGGAACATTTGAGGCCAGCCGAgagctacatacacacacaggctctacctccaaaataaataaataaataagactgcTCTAGCCCTAGAATTTGCTAAAAATGAGATGAGTTATAGCAAGTTACTGTTAAACTTTCTTAGCTTCTATTATAAAGCACAGGGAACACATTAAAACATAGATAACAAGCAGCCAGGGCTAAAGACATAATTCAGTGATAGTGATTGCCAGCCACACacaagccctgagttcaatccccaacatacaaaagaagaaaaggagagaaagatacACAGACACCCTCACAGAGAGAAcaacagacagaggcagatgggcaGACAGACACCCGAACCAGCCTAGAGGAAAGGAACTAAGGGAATCACCTGGATACCCCATGGTAACTAACTGGGCAGACTATCTACCAGTGAGCAATCCCAACCACTCTGAAGTAAACGAAGGGAGTTAACGGCCAGAGAATCaacagttcaaggccaacctgggctacaagaccatgtctccaaaaggaaaaaaaaaaaaaaatgtatctagGTGTGGTAatctatgcctataatcccagcactccagatgcTGCCACTGAAGCTTGCAActtcaaggccaacttggactACATAGTGGAACCTGccttaaaaaaggaagaaacctcCAGTTCACAGAGAAGACAACTTACAACATACCAGGCACTGAAGTTTTGCgtcagctgggtgttggtagcgcacgcctctaatcccagcactcgggaggcagaggcagacggatctctgtgagttcgaggccagcctggtctacagaacgagtgccaggataggctccaaagctacagagaaaccctgtctcgaaaaaccaaaaaaaaaaaaaagttttgctaAGTCAAATAACTAGAAAGGAGAATGTTGGTTTTCTTTCACTGACTGAAACACTGATTTAAAGTAGTTCTTTAGTGCCTGGCATGTTCTAAGGAGGAACATTCCTTAGTTCTCTGTGAAGTCTACATAATCACCAAAGAGTCTGTTCAGACCTGAGAAGGCAGCAAGGGCAAACTCACACCAAACCCGCATTCCTCTGAAGCTGCTTCCTCAGCCACACGAATTCACGGTAGCGGCGCCTCACACAGGAGGTCTTGGCGGTAAAGGCCTTGCTGTTTGTCTACAAGAGAAGTTCATAAAAAAGGGTTAAATGGAAAAAGACTAAGTCTATATGAATTCGCCACTATCACTCTCATTAAGGGGCCAAATTATCAGGCCACTGATCCCCAGACCAAGGTGCCACTAGACAGACTGAAAACAATTCACAATTACACCTTGTACTCTTTCTTCTCCACATGCCTTTTCTTC
Encoded here:
- the Snx11 gene encoding sorting nexin-11 — its product is MGFWCRMLENQELEEVITVRVQDPRVQNEGSWNSYVDYKIFLHTNSKAFTAKTSCVRRRYREFVWLRKQLQRNAGLVPVPELPGKSTFFGSSDEFIEKRRQGLQHFLEQVLQSVVLLSDSQLHLFLQSQLSVPEIEACVQGRGSLTVSDAILCYAMSNCGWAQEERQSTSHLAKGDQLNSCCFLPRSGRRSSPSPPPSEEKDHLETWAPVIDSEGPSLESPMLPPNSSPSCCDIARPDEGLSVTQPVRRTVGGDHAVPLDPGQLDTVWGK